From Mucilaginibacter rubeus, a single genomic window includes:
- the feoB gene encoding ferrous iron transport protein B → MKADIRVALVGNPNTGKSTLFNILTGLNQKIGNFPGVTVDKKTGVCTLPDGRMAEIIDLPGTYSIYPKSKDESIVFSVLADKSKGMVPDLVVVILDASNLKRNLLLYTQIADLKIPVVVALNMIDVSEKAGIKINIDLFAKKLGVPVVPISARKNTGIDKLKSAIAFANKVALQQDTIDIESLAPGIIAQIKGEMQIENPYVALQLAHQHETLSYLSTTESDRIEQLEQEHSFHSQKAQATETIARYNFINDLLYDTVTKPEAAHDETISNKIDKILTHKVFGFVIFFAILLFIFQAIFSWSAYPMSLIEDLFIWLQAGAAKVLPAGPLSSLIIDGVLAGLSGVLVFIPQIAILFALISILEDTGYMSRVTFMMDKVMRKVGLNGKSVVPLIGGFACAVPSIMSTRTIENWKDRMITIMVTPLVACSARLPVYTLLIALVVPNRNVWWIFNLQGLALTAMYVLSIFSAIIVAFVMKFILKARERGYFIMELPVYRMPRWKNVIFTMYDRSKTFVLQAGKVIIAVSVILWVMKSYGPGDRFARIDKQYAQPQYTKTMTPDSLTKVIASEKLENSYAGVFGHVIEPVIKPLGFDWKIGIALISSFAAREVFVGTMATIYSVEGDADKLQSVQEKMHEAKNPQTGQPVFTLAVAFSLMMFYAFAMQCASTVAVVYRETKDWRWPAAQFAYMTALAYTASFIVYHWLK, encoded by the coding sequence TCTCTTTAATATATTAACCGGGTTAAATCAAAAAATCGGAAACTTTCCGGGGGTTACTGTTGATAAAAAAACAGGCGTTTGCACCCTACCCGACGGTCGCATGGCCGAAATCATTGATCTTCCCGGTACCTATAGCATCTACCCAAAAAGTAAAGACGAATCCATTGTATTTTCGGTATTGGCCGATAAGTCAAAAGGTATGGTGCCCGATTTGGTGGTGGTGATCCTTGACGCGTCAAACCTTAAAAGAAACCTGCTGCTTTATACACAGATAGCCGATCTGAAGATCCCCGTTGTGGTGGCACTTAACATGATCGATGTATCTGAAAAAGCAGGCATCAAAATAAACATCGATCTTTTTGCCAAAAAGCTGGGCGTGCCGGTTGTGCCTATCTCTGCCAGGAAAAATACCGGCATTGATAAGCTCAAAAGTGCTATTGCCTTCGCCAACAAGGTAGCATTACAGCAGGATACCATTGATATTGAAAGCCTTGCCCCGGGCATAATAGCGCAGATAAAAGGGGAGATGCAGATTGAAAACCCTTATGTAGCCCTACAGCTTGCCCACCAGCATGAAACACTGAGCTATCTGTCAACAACTGAAAGCGACCGTATTGAGCAATTGGAGCAGGAGCACTCCTTTCACTCGCAAAAGGCGCAGGCTACAGAAACCATTGCCCGCTATAATTTTATTAATGACCTGCTTTACGATACGGTCACCAAGCCCGAAGCGGCCCATGATGAAACCATCAGCAACAAAATAGACAAGATCCTTACGCACAAAGTATTTGGCTTTGTGATCTTCTTCGCTATTTTATTGTTCATATTCCAGGCTATTTTTTCATGGTCGGCCTACCCGATGTCGCTCATCGAAGATCTGTTTATCTGGTTACAGGCCGGGGCTGCTAAAGTATTGCCTGCCGGACCGCTGAGTAGTTTGATCATTGATGGCGTGCTTGCAGGCCTGAGTGGGGTATTGGTATTTATACCGCAAATAGCCATCCTGTTTGCCCTTATCTCTATTTTGGAGGATACGGGCTACATGTCGCGTGTTACGTTCATGATGGATAAGGTAATGCGCAAGGTGGGATTGAACGGAAAATCGGTAGTGCCGCTTATCGGCGGTTTTGCCTGCGCGGTGCCATCTATCATGAGTACCCGCACCATCGAAAACTGGAAAGACAGGATGATCACCATCATGGTTACGCCATTGGTAGCCTGCTCTGCCCGCTTACCGGTTTACACGTTATTGATAGCGTTGGTTGTACCTAACCGCAACGTTTGGTGGATATTTAACCTGCAGGGCCTGGCGCTTACGGCCATGTATGTGCTTAGCATCTTTTCGGCTATCATCGTAGCCTTTGTGATGAAATTTATCCTGAAAGCCCGCGAGCGTGGTTACTTTATCATGGAGCTGCCTGTTTACCGAATGCCAAGGTGGAAAAACGTGATATTTACCATGTATGACCGCTCAAAAACCTTCGTACTGCAGGCCGGTAAAGTAATCATAGCTGTATCCGTGATATTATGGGTAATGAAATCATACGGCCCTGGCGACAGGTTTGCCCGGATAGATAAGCAATACGCCCAGCCTCAATACACCAAAACCATGACCCCGGACAGCCTGACCAAAGTCATCGCGTCAGAAAAACTGGAAAACTCTTATGCCGGTGTATTTGGTCATGTTATCGAACCCGTTATTAAGCCGCTTGGCTTCGACTGGAAGATAGGCATAGCACTCATCAGTTCATTTGCCGCGCGCGAGGTATTTGTGGGTACCATGGCTACCATTTACAGCGTTGAGGGCGATGCGGATAAGCTGCAATCGGTACAGGAAAAAATGCACGAGGCTAAAAATCCGCAAACGGGTCAACCTGTGTTTACACTGGCGGTGGCGTTTTCGCTCATGATGTTTTATGCCTTCGCCATGCAATGCGCCAGTACAGTAGCCGTTGTTTACCGTGAAACAAA